A window of Campylobacter concisus contains these coding sequences:
- a CDS encoding DMT family transporter: MNAHRLGILLTLVGGILWGFSGVCGQYLFSLGINSDFLVPYRLMLAGIVIVIFYAFKEPNAVFAPIKDIKLLGEFLVYAILGLMMTQYAYFYSIELSNAAVATVIQYTAPALILMVICIKEKRAPRKLEILALFLAMLGVFFLSTHAQILSLVISPKALFWCLVSAICVCVYNLAPARLNAKYSVTLTLGWGMVMGGVVLACYMRVWDFAGLNGINQWLAFIAVITLGTIFAFSFYMIGVKLIGTAKASLLACIEPLSAAFFGYFWLGTKFVFWDFLGFALIISCIFLLSKREKL, from the coding sequence ATGAATGCTCATCGTCTTGGGATACTCCTTACTTTAGTTGGCGGTATCCTTTGGGGATTTAGTGGGGTTTGTGGGCAATATCTATTTTCACTTGGTATAAATTCTGATTTTTTGGTGCCATATAGACTTATGCTAGCTGGCATTGTTATTGTAATTTTTTATGCTTTTAAAGAACCAAATGCCGTTTTTGCTCCGATTAAAGATATAAAGCTACTTGGCGAGTTTTTAGTCTATGCCATACTTGGGCTTATGATGACGCAGTATGCCTACTTTTACTCCATCGAGCTTTCAAATGCCGCAGTTGCAACTGTTATTCAATACACTGCTCCTGCTTTAATTTTAATGGTCATTTGTATAAAAGAAAAACGCGCCCCAAGAAAACTTGAAATTTTAGCTCTATTTTTAGCCATGCTTGGCGTATTTTTCCTGAGCACACATGCGCAAATTTTATCTCTTGTCATTTCGCCAAAGGCCTTGTTTTGGTGCTTAGTTAGCGCTATTTGCGTTTGTGTTTATAATCTTGCTCCAGCAAGGCTGAATGCGAAATATTCAGTCACTCTCACACTTGGTTGGGGCATGGTTATGGGTGGAGTAGTGCTTGCTTGCTATATGAGAGTTTGGGATTTTGCTGGGCTTAATGGGATAAATCAATGGCTGGCATTTATTGCTGTTATTACGCTTGGCACCATTTTTGCATTTAGCTTTTATATGATAGGTGTTAAGCTAATAGGCACAGCAAAAGCTAGTTTATTAGCCTGTATAGAACCACTAAGCGCAGCATTTTTTGGCTACTTTTGGCTTGGGACAAAATTTGTATTTTGGGACTTTTTGGGATTTGCCCTAATAATCTCTTGTATATTTTTACTATCAAAAAGAGAAAAATTATGA
- a CDS encoding DUF799 domain-containing protein has translation MKNSLKFIAFAFLAVFFTGCSIKEPEPYDYSEFLQKRPHSILVLMPTNDSTEISGPAAVLANAVAPLSEAGYYVFPVTLVNDTFKLNGITEPSEIAAVPLNKLDKIFHADSVLYINIKDYGTSYAVISSSTKVVLEAKLIDIKSGATLWQGSAMTAEDSSSGQSSLLGMLVSAVISQVANTISDRSYDLAVMADAYLFSRNCHNCILYGPYSPYYGKDAQLHKDR, from the coding sequence ATGAAAAATAGCCTTAAATTTATAGCCTTTGCATTTTTAGCAGTATTTTTTACGGGCTGCTCTATAAAAGAGCCTGAGCCATACGACTACTCAGAATTTTTACAAAAAAGACCTCACTCTATCTTGGTACTTATGCCAACAAACGATAGCACAGAAATTTCAGGTCCAGCTGCTGTTTTGGCAAATGCAGTCGCACCACTAAGTGAAGCAGGATACTATGTATTTCCAGTGACTCTTGTAAATGATACTTTTAAGCTAAATGGCATAACCGAGCCAAGCGAGATCGCAGCCGTACCACTAAATAAGCTTGATAAAATTTTCCATGCTGATAGTGTGCTTTACATAAACATAAAAGATTATGGTACGAGCTATGCGGTCATCTCAAGCTCAACAAAGGTTGTCCTTGAAGCAAAGCTTATCGATATAAAAAGCGGCGCTACTCTTTGGCAGGGCAGTGCTATGACAGCAGAAGATAGCAGCAGCGGTCAAAGTAGCCTACTTGGTATGTTAGTCTCAGCTGTCATCTCACAGGTGGCAAATACCATCTCAGATAGATCATACGATCTAGCAGTGATGGCAGATGCTTATTTGTTTTCAAGAAATTGCCATAACTGCATACTTTATGGACCATATTCGCCGTATTACGGCAAAGATGCACAGCTTCATAAAGATAGATAA
- a CDS encoding DUF4810 domain-containing protein, translating to MASKIRLASFALFAIFLAGCGHSNGPRSLYYWDGSYSSSLYGYLNEEGDTNEQISRLENLVQISIQKGYKIAPGVYAHLGLLYLNNGNLGAANANFDKEVENFPESREYINFIKGSKNLTPKKVEQKEGANNEK from the coding sequence ATGGCAAGTAAAATAAGGCTTGCCAGCTTTGCGCTTTTTGCCATATTTTTAGCGGGTTGCGGCCATTCAAACGGCCCAAGATCACTTTATTATTGGGATGGATCATATAGTAGCTCGCTATATGGTTATCTAAATGAAGAGGGCGATACAAACGAGCAAATTTCACGCTTAGAAAATTTGGTGCAGATATCAATACAAAAGGGCTATAAGATCGCTCCTGGCGTATATGCACACCTTGGACTTTTATACTTAAATAACGGAAATTTAGGCGCTGCAAATGCAAATTTTGACAAAGAAGTAGAGAATTTCCCAGAGTCAAGGGAGTATATAAATTTCATCAAAGGCTCTAAAAATTTAACTCCGAAAAAAGTAGAGCAAAAAGAGGGGGCAAATAATGAAAAATAG
- a CDS encoding CsgG/HfaB family protein, protein MKNVFKFGAVLLTAALFAGCASESSRVVETPKVASYGTVYNGQKISVSIGRFNNQSAYQNGVFADGEDRLGNQAQSILITNLQQSGRFLVLDRSNMKVIKQESELSKTAQNLKGARYVITGDVTEFGRKTTGDHQLFGILGKGKQQTAYSKVNLNIVDTKTAEVVYSVSGAGEYTLSNREIIGFGGTAGYDSTLNGKVLSLAIIEAVNNLVNGIESGAWQVK, encoded by the coding sequence ATGAAAAATGTATTTAAATTTGGTGCAGTTTTGCTTACAGCAGCTCTTTTTGCTGGATGTGCGAGTGAGAGTTCAAGGGTTGTTGAGACTCCAAAAGTAGCAAGCTACGGCACAGTTTACAATGGTCAAAAAATTTCAGTTTCGATAGGTCGATTTAATAATCAATCAGCTTACCAAAATGGTGTATTTGCTGATGGCGAGGATAGGCTTGGTAACCAAGCTCAAAGCATTTTGATCACAAATTTACAGCAAAGCGGTAGATTTTTGGTGCTTGATAGATCAAATATGAAAGTGATCAAACAAGAGAGCGAGCTAAGTAAAACCGCTCAAAATCTAAAAGGTGCAAGATACGTGATAACTGGTGACGTGACCGAGTTTGGGCGAAAAACTACGGGCGATCATCAGCTATTTGGCATACTTGGCAAAGGCAAGCAACAAACTGCCTATTCAAAGGTAAATTTAAATATCGTTGATACCAAAACAGCTGAGGTTGTCTATTCGGTTAGCGGAGCTGGCGAATACACCCTTTCAAACAGAGAGATCATCGGTTTTGGCGGCACAGCAGGATACGACTCTACGCTAAATGGCAAGGTTTTAAGTCTAGCTATTATTGAAGCGGTAAATAATCTAGTAAATGGCATAGAAAGTGGAGCATGGCAAGTAAAATAA
- a CDS encoding MATE family efflux transporter: protein MVNKIKDQNTKFFSNADLTKLFFPIAVEQFLEYSLGLANSLMAASVSESAVSAISLVEFVMALFISIFTAIATGGSVVASQYLGNKQSGNAKITANQLVWFSFIFALFIAAVIIVLKDIILDYVFGDIGEQVRHDASHYLVFSAISAPFLAVYAAAAAIFRTMSNAKLPMYIMAAANLLNVLLTAISIYTFHTGILGIAISTLIAKMLACFVIVYLLLDIRLKLHIRKSFVYKFDYEIIKKILNIGVPYGFENSMFYVGRIIVLSLVSLFGTASIAANAVGGTIVMFQVLPGMAIGTGLSVVISRCVGANDFAQAKFYVRKSMISIYIVQLFSTTVILLLLEPLLRVYNLSEEAINLTRQIVWYHGIAMCLIWPLAYTYPTVFRAAGDAKYPMIVNLICMFACRVILAYVFALTFDLGMIGTWFAMFADWAAKAVLFTIRYLKGAWMKFKAI from the coding sequence ATGGTAAACAAAATCAAAGATCAAAATACAAAATTTTTCTCAAATGCCGATCTTACAAAGCTCTTTTTCCCTATTGCAGTTGAGCAGTTTTTAGAGTATAGTCTAGGGCTTGCAAACTCGCTAATGGCAGCAAGTGTTAGTGAAAGCGCTGTAAGTGCGATTAGTCTTGTGGAATTTGTCATGGCACTATTTATTAGCATTTTTACAGCTATCGCTACTGGTGGCTCGGTGGTTGCTAGCCAGTATCTAGGCAATAAACAAAGTGGCAACGCCAAAATCACAGCAAATCAGCTCGTTTGGTTTAGTTTTATCTTTGCCCTTTTTATCGCAGCGGTCATCATAGTTTTAAAAGATATTATCCTAGATTATGTCTTTGGCGATATTGGTGAGCAAGTAAGGCATGATGCTAGTCACTATCTTGTTTTCTCTGCCATTTCTGCACCATTTTTGGCTGTCTATGCAGCAGCTGCGGCGATCTTTCGCACGATGTCAAACGCAAAGCTACCTATGTATATTATGGCGGCTGCAAATTTATTAAATGTACTTCTAACTGCCATTAGTATTTATACATTTCATACTGGTATTTTAGGTATCGCCATTAGCACACTTATAGCCAAGATGCTTGCTTGCTTTGTTATAGTCTATTTGCTTCTTGATATAAGGCTAAAGCTTCACATAAGAAAGAGCTTTGTCTATAAATTTGACTACGAGATCATCAAAAAAATTTTAAATATCGGAGTGCCTTATGGTTTTGAAAATTCGATGTTTTACGTGGGTCGCATCATCGTTTTAAGCCTTGTTTCACTCTTTGGTACGGCAAGTATCGCTGCAAATGCCGTGGGAGGGACGATCGTGATGTTTCAAGTGCTCCCTGGCATGGCGATAGGCACAGGACTTAGTGTAGTCATCTCAAGGTGCGTTGGCGCAAACGACTTTGCTCAGGCTAAATTTTACGTAAGAAAGTCGATGATAAGCATCTATATTGTCCAGCTTTTTAGCACAACAGTAATTTTGCTTTTACTTGAGCCACTGCTTAGGGTTTATAATCTCTCGGAAGAAGCTATAAATTTAACAAGACAGATCGTCTGGTATCACGGTATCGCTATGTGCCTTATTTGGCCACTTGCCTATACGTATCCGACTGTTTTTCGTGCTGCTGGGGATGCTAAATATCCGATGATTGTAAATTTAATTTGTATGTTTGCTTGTAGAGTCATCTTGGCCTATGTCTTTGCGCTCACATTTGATCTTGGCATGATAGGTACTTGGTTTGCAATGTTTGCTGACTGGGCTGCAAAGGCGGTGCTTTTTACGATTAGATACCTAAAGGGCGCATGGATGAAATTTAAAGCTATTTAA
- a CDS encoding acetyl-CoA carboxylase biotin carboxylase subunit has protein sequence MELKRILIANRGEIALRALRTIKEMGKEAVVVYSTADKDALYVKYADVAICIGKERSSDSYLNIPAIISAAEISEADAIFPGYGFLSENQNFVEICSHHKIKFIGPSVAAMALMSDKSKAKQVMQRAGVPVIPGSDGAVADTKAAKELAKKIGYPVILKAAAGGGGRGMRVVEREEDLEKAFWSAESEAMSAFGDGTMYMEKYILNPRHIEVQVIGDSHGNVLHIGERDCSMQRRHQKLIEESPAILLDEKTRERLHETAIKAAKAIGYEGAGTFEFLVDKNLDFYFIEMNTRLQVEHTVSEMVSGLDIIELMIKVAEGEALPSQESIELKGHAIECRITAEDPNTFTPCPGKITKYVCPGGRNVRMDSHIYQDYSIPPYYDSMIGKLVVWDTDRNRAIHKMKVALDQLIINGIKTTKDFHIAMMENKDFLSNNYDTNYLSRH, from the coding sequence ATGGAATTAAAAAGAATTTTAATCGCAAACCGAGGCGAAATCGCTCTTCGTGCTTTGCGAACGATAAAGGAGATGGGTAAAGAAGCCGTTGTAGTCTATTCAACCGCTGATAAAGACGCACTTTACGTAAAATATGCTGACGTAGCCATTTGCATCGGTAAAGAGCGTTCAAGCGACAGCTATCTAAACATCCCAGCTATTATAAGTGCGGCTGAGATCAGCGAAGCAGATGCTATCTTTCCTGGATATGGCTTTTTAAGTGAAAATCAAAATTTTGTTGAAATTTGCTCACATCACAAGATCAAATTTATAGGACCAAGTGTCGCTGCGATGGCTTTGATGAGCGATAAAAGTAAGGCAAAACAGGTCATGCAAAGAGCTGGCGTGCCAGTCATACCTGGCTCAGACGGCGCTGTGGCTGATACAAAAGCAGCAAAAGAGCTAGCTAAAAAGATAGGCTATCCAGTTATATTAAAAGCTGCAGCAGGTGGCGGTGGACGCGGTATGCGTGTAGTTGAACGTGAAGAGGATTTAGAAAAGGCATTTTGGTCAGCTGAAAGCGAAGCTATGAGCGCATTTGGTGATGGCACAATGTATATGGAAAAATATATCCTAAATCCACGTCATATCGAAGTTCAAGTAATTGGCGATAGCCATGGCAATGTACTTCACATCGGCGAGCGTGACTGCTCTATGCAGCGTCGCCACCAAAAGTTGATCGAAGAAAGCCCAGCTATTTTGCTTGATGAAAAGACAAGAGAGAGACTTCACGAAACAGCCATAAAAGCGGCAAAAGCGATCGGCTACGAGGGAGCTGGTACTTTTGAGTTTTTGGTTGATAAAAATTTAGACTTTTATTTCATTGAGATGAATACAAGACTTCAGGTTGAGCACACAGTGAGCGAAATGGTAAGCGGACTTGATATCATCGAGCTTATGATAAAAGTGGCTGAAGGCGAGGCGCTACCATCACAAGAGAGCATTGAGCTAAAAGGTCATGCGATCGAGTGCAGGATAACAGCTGAAGATCCAAATACATTTACACCGTGTCCTGGCAAGATCACAAAATATGTCTGCCCAGGTGGCCGCAATGTAAGAATGGATAGTCATATCTATCAAGATTATTCGATACCGCCATATTACGATAGCATGATCGGTAAACTCGTGGTTTGGGATACTGATAGAAATAGGGCGATCCATAAGATGAAAGTAGCTCTTGATCAGCTCATAATAAATGGCATAAAAACAACAAAAGATTTTCACATCGCCATGATGGAAAATAAAGACTTTTTAAGCAATAACTACGATACAAATTATCTTTCAAGACACTAA
- the accB gene encoding acetyl-CoA carboxylase biotin carboxyl carrier protein produces the protein MKKEDIKELIEFFNDMEMNHIKIKSGDFEVELEKFSDYCAPAKPAAQAPAPAPVNVVVNSEVKPAANSPKDSIKSPMVGTFYAAPSPGAAPFVKVGQRVRKGDVVGIIEAMKIMNEIEAEFDCQITEMLVSDGQPVEFGLPLFGVEKN, from the coding sequence ATGAAAAAAGAAGATATAAAAGAGCTTATCGAATTTTTTAATGATATGGAGATGAATCATATCAAAATAAAAAGTGGTGATTTTGAGGTAGAGCTTGAAAAATTTTCAGATTATTGCGCGCCTGCTAAACCAGCAGCACAAGCACCAGCTCCAGCACCTGTAAATGTAGTCGTTAATTCAGAGGTAAAACCAGCTGCAAACTCGCCAAAAGATAGCATAAAATCTCCTATGGTAGGTACTTTCTATGCTGCTCCAAGCCCAGGTGCTGCTCCATTTGTAAAAGTAGGTCAAAGAGTAAGAAAAGGCGATGTAGTAGGTATCATCGAGGCTATGAAGATCATGAACGAGATCGAGGCTGAGTTTGACTGCCAGATCACTGAGATGCTAGTCTCTGACGGACAGCCAGTTGAGTTTGGATTGCCGTTATTTGGCGTGGAGAAAAATTAA
- the dcd gene encoding dCTP deaminase, with translation MGLKSDSWIRKMSVEKNMIVPFAEEQVGRGVVSYGVSSYGYDIRVGDEFKIFTNIGGTVVDPKNFDEKNVVDFKGGVCIVPPNSFALARTIEYFNMPDNVLAICLGKSTYARCGIIVNVTPFEPGFKGHITIEISNTTPLPAKIYANEGIAQVLFIEGDEPCEVTYADKNGKYQAQEGITLPRILK, from the coding sequence ATGGGTTTAAAGTCAGACTCTTGGATAAGAAAAATGTCGGTTGAGAAAAATATGATAGTGCCGTTTGCCGAGGAGCAGGTCGGACGCGGCGTGGTTAGCTACGGAGTGTCCAGCTACGGCTACGATATCCGCGTGGGTGACGAGTTTAAAATTTTCACCAATATCGGCGGTACCGTGGTCGATCCGAAAAATTTCGACGAGAAAAATGTGGTAGATTTTAAAGGGGGCGTCTGTATCGTCCCGCCAAACTCGTTCGCTCTAGCGCGCACGATCGAGTATTTTAACATGCCAGATAACGTGCTAGCCATCTGCCTAGGCAAAAGCACATACGCAAGGTGCGGTATCATCGTAAACGTCACGCCTTTTGAGCCCGGATTTAAAGGGCACATCACGATAGAAATTTCAAATACTACGCCGCTGCCGGCTAAAATTTACGCGAACGAGGGCATCGCGCAGGTGCTATTTATCGAGGGGGACGAGCCGTGCGAAGTAACTTATGCTGATAAAAATGGCAAATACCAAGCTCAAGAAGGTATCACACTACCAAGAATTTTGAAGTAG
- a CDS encoding motility associated factor glycosyltransferase family protein, which translates to MSDKKTKLETKEKNLSGITNPIFEKNLQALFQQDEVLAARLFGMNLQTKYEIVLDKSDPIHINIINKESNKTIYKDPVEEVSKMLADIEKKYKRYPGLFFYGLGTGIFYKALAKNKTHKKIIIIEPELEIIHLVLNIIDISDELKDEQIVLFYSEFATYVQFYYLVSHSDLDIYAKTYSLIIHSNYYDNFADDYIKINKDITRAFSQNVVSHGNSIDDLLIGTKQHIENLPHMLTNYCYTNLVKKRHSLMDTAIIVSTGPSLDKQLETLKKFAPYVSIISVDASYPILARNGIKPDYVTSIERMIPTSTFFEKKHPGFDDDINFIVASVTHSQTVKNILPRRLVLTMRPQQEEKMFRLNKYGYLGVGHSCANMAYQLAYVLGHKNIVFIGQDLAFGKDGASHAKGHTIAQPDENLYTTAYGGEGEVRTTYVWMLFKNQFENDIEQAKLEDIKSYNCTEGGARINGAIEKPFLEVMNELCKGKKVKNLPNIKKDSDKVANKNLLKAYEVIQNKIRVQTQAKEKIEKVFLELTPKIDNFMLLRDKNEINTKHFKQLVGISNKIDKLKNCISHKKYMRYIENIFAISTYYQELELAKVSVAPSDTDEEKTNKLVEWIEFHKYWLFSAAGGINADIETTKEASKPLIKELKKRGIFPKKD; encoded by the coding sequence ATGTCTGATAAAAAAACCAAACTAGAGACAAAAGAAAAAAATTTAAGCGGAATTACAAATCCTATTTTTGAAAAAAATCTTCAAGCATTATTTCAGCAAGATGAGGTCTTAGCTGCGAGACTTTTTGGAATGAACCTACAAACTAAATACGAAATCGTTCTAGACAAAAGTGATCCAATACACATAAATATCATCAATAAAGAATCTAATAAAACAATATATAAAGATCCGGTTGAAGAAGTAAGCAAGATGCTTGCTGATATAGAAAAAAAATATAAAAGATATCCAGGACTTTTCTTTTATGGCTTAGGAACTGGTATATTTTATAAAGCTTTAGCAAAAAATAAGACTCATAAAAAAATTATTATCATAGAACCAGAACTTGAGATCATACATCTTGTTTTAAATATTATTGATATATCAGATGAGCTTAAAGATGAACAAATTGTTCTTTTTTATTCAGAATTTGCTACATATGTACAGTTTTACTATCTCGTATCGCATAGTGATTTAGATATATATGCTAAAACTTATAGCTTAATAATCCACTCTAACTATTATGATAATTTTGCAGATGACTATATCAAAATAAATAAAGATATAACAAGAGCCTTTTCACAAAATGTCGTATCTCATGGCAATAGTATAGATGACCTACTAATAGGTACAAAGCAGCATATCGAGAATTTACCTCATATGCTTACTAACTATTGCTACACAAATTTAGTTAAAAAAAGACACAGTCTTATGGATACAGCGATCATTGTCTCGACTGGACCAAGCCTAGACAAACAACTAGAAACGCTTAAAAAATTTGCACCTTATGTAAGCATTATAAGCGTCGATGCATCCTATCCGATACTTGCAAGAAATGGAATAAAACCTGACTATGTAACATCAATTGAACGGATGATACCTACTTCTACTTTTTTTGAAAAAAAACACCCTGGATTTGATGATGATATAAATTTTATTGTAGCTTCAGTGACACACAGCCAAACTGTAAAAAATATATTACCTAGACGTTTAGTGCTTACGATGAGGCCTCAACAAGAAGAAAAAATGTTTAGACTCAACAAATATGGATATCTTGGCGTCGGACACAGTTGTGCAAATATGGCCTACCAGTTAGCATATGTGCTAGGGCATAAAAATATTGTTTTTATAGGTCAAGATCTTGCTTTTGGTAAAGATGGTGCAAGTCATGCCAAAGGTCACACTATCGCTCAGCCGGACGAAAACTTATACACCACTGCATATGGTGGCGAAGGAGAAGTAAGAACAACTTATGTATGGATGCTATTTAAAAATCAATTTGAAAATGATATCGAGCAAGCTAAATTAGAAGATATAAAATCATATAACTGCACTGAAGGTGGAGCTAGAATAAATGGTGCCATAGAGAAACCTTTTTTAGAAGTTATGAATGAGCTTTGCAAAGGTAAAAAAGTTAAAAATTTACCAAATATCAAAAAAGATAGCGATAAAGTAGCTAACAAAAATTTGTTAAAAGCCTATGAAGTAATACAAAACAAAATAAGAGTTCAAACACAAGCTAAAGAAAAAATAGAAAAAGTATTTTTAGAACTAACTCCAAAAATTGATAATTTTATGCTTTTAAGAGATAAGAATGAAATAAATACAAAGCATTTTAAACAGCTTGTAGGGATATCAAACAAGATAGATAAGCTTAAAAATTGTATATCTCATAAAAAGTATATGAGATATATAGAAAATATTTTTGCTATCTCGACTTATTATCAAGAACTAGAGCTTGCTAAAGTATCAGTAGCACCAAGTGATACAGACGAAGAAAAAACTAATAAATTAGTTGAGTGGATAGAATTTCATAAATACTGGCTATTTTCAGCAGCTGGCGGTATAAATGCGGATATAGAAACAACAAAAGAAGCCTCAAAACCTCTTATAAAAGAGCTTAAAAAACGTGGCATCTTTCCAAAAAAAGACTAA
- a CDS encoding UDP-N-acetylglucosamine 4,6-dehydratase, with product MDILRLIGRTKNLFEDDINVLGKNLKEIVSSSSFLVIGGAGSIGSAVTKEIFIRDPKKLYIVDISENNLVELVRDIRSEFGYISGDFKTFAIDVASAEFDALLAQSGGFDYVLNLSALKHVRSEKDPFTLMRMLETNIFNTDKTLAQALYMKSKKYFCVSTDKAANPVNLMGASKRIMEMFVFRHSLNIDVSMARFANVAFSDGSLLFGFQKRIEKFQPIVAPNDVRRYFLTPKESGELCLLSTIFGENRDIFFPKLDENLDLITFSEIAKRYLVNLGYEPFLCENEEEARKLAKVLPKDGFYPCLFAPSDTTGEKDYEEFFVDGEKLDMQRLQNIGIVKNDANFDSKKLEIFKNNILNLKSSLAWSKEDILREVFELIPNFMHKETGKYLDEKM from the coding sequence ATGGATATATTAAGATTAATAGGACGCACGAAAAACCTTTTTGAAGATGACATAAATGTGCTTGGTAAAAATTTAAAAGAGATAGTTTCAAGTTCGAGCTTTCTAGTTATTGGCGGTGCCGGTTCTATCGGCTCAGCCGTGACAAAAGAAATTTTTATAAGAGATCCAAAAAAATTATACATCGTTGATATCTCTGAAAATAACCTTGTCGAGCTGGTACGTGACATAAGAAGCGAGTTTGGATATATAAGTGGCGACTTTAAAACTTTCGCCATAGATGTTGCAAGTGCCGAGTTTGATGCACTCTTGGCACAAAGTGGTGGATTTGACTACGTGTTAAATTTATCAGCACTAAAGCATGTTAGAAGCGAAAAAGATCCGTTTACGCTTATGAGGATGCTTGAAACAAATATCTTTAACACCGACAAAACGCTAGCGCAAGCTCTCTACATGAAGTCAAAAAAATATTTCTGCGTTAGCACCGATAAGGCTGCAAACCCTGTAAATTTAATGGGAGCTAGCAAGCGCATCATGGAGATGTTTGTGTTTAGACACTCTTTAAATATCGACGTCTCAATGGCTAGATTTGCAAACGTGGCATTTAGCGACGGCTCACTTCTTTTTGGATTTCAAAAGCGCATAGAAAAATTTCAGCCCATAGTCGCCCCAAACGACGTCAGGCGCTACTTCCTAACGCCAAAAGAGAGCGGCGAGCTTTGTCTTTTAAGTACCATTTTTGGTGAAAATAGAGATATATTTTTCCCAAAATTAGATGAAAATTTAGACCTCATAACATTTAGCGAGATAGCCAAACGATACTTAGTAAATTTAGGCTACGAGCCATTTTTATGTGAAAATGAGGAGGAGGCTAGAAAGCTTGCAAAAGTACTTCCAAAAGATGGCTTTTACCCTTGTCTTTTTGCACCTAGCGACACGACTGGAGAGAAGGACTATGAGGAGTTTTTTGTTGACGGCGAGAAGCTTGATATGCAAAGACTTCAAAATATTGGCATAGTTAAAAATGATGCAAATTTTGATAGCAAAAAGCTGGAAATTTTTAAAAACAATATCTTAAATTTAAAATCGAGCTTAGCATGGAGCAAAGAGGACATTTTGCGCGAAGTTTTCGAGCTTATACCGAATTTTATGCATAAAGAAACAGGAAAGTATCTCGATGAGAAAATGTGA
- a CDS encoding LegC family aminotransferase yields the protein MRKCDFDEVLKFIKSTFGKDKVPLHEPKFIGNEKKYLLECIDSSFVSSVGKFVDELESKLAQMVGAKFAVATTNGTSALHICLKLASVGQDDEVITQPVTFIATCNAISYLFAKPVFVDVDLDTLGMSPAALSEFLERNCELKDGNCVNKTSGRIVRACVPMHTFGLPCKIVEIAEICKRWNIALVEDSAESLGSYYKGTHTGNFGKLAAMSFNGNKIVTSGGGGAIITNDEEIAKHAKFITTTAKVPHPFEYRHSEIGYNYRLPNLNAALLVAQLENLELFLKSKRELAMIYKEYFSKFDDVKFIDEPADARSNFWLNTVLFESREKRDEFLKFSNENGVFTRPIWQLMNELDMFKDCQRDELKNAKFLSDRIVNIPSSAIL from the coding sequence ATGAGAAAATGTGATTTTGACGAGGTTTTGAAATTTATAAAAAGCACCTTTGGCAAGGATAAAGTCCCGCTTCACGAGCCTAAATTTATAGGCAATGAGAAAAAATATCTACTTGAGTGCATCGACTCTAGTTTCGTCTCAAGTGTCGGTAAATTTGTAGATGAGCTTGAGAGTAAGCTAGCTCAAATGGTTGGTGCTAAATTCGCAGTTGCTACGACAAATGGCACCTCTGCGCTTCATATCTGCTTAAAGCTAGCCAGTGTTGGCCAAGATGACGAAGTGATCACACAGCCAGTTACCTTTATAGCCACTTGCAATGCCATTAGCTACCTTTTTGCAAAGCCAGTTTTTGTGGATGTTGACCTTGACACACTTGGTATGTCGCCAGCGGCGCTTAGTGAGTTTTTAGAGAGAAACTGCGAGCTAAAAGACGGCAACTGCGTAAATAAAACTAGCGGCAGGATAGTGCGTGCCTGCGTGCCTATGCATACTTTCGGGCTACCTTGCAAGATAGTTGAGATAGCTGAAATTTGCAAGCGTTGGAACATCGCTTTGGTAGAAGATAGCGCCGAGAGCCTTGGCAGCTACTACAAAGGCACTCATACAGGGAATTTTGGCAAGCTTGCAGCGATGAGCTTTAATGGCAATAAGATCGTCACAAGCGGAGGAGGCGGAGCTATCATCACAAACGACGAGGAGATAGCAAAGCACGCTAAATTTATCACCACAACGGCCAAGGTGCCGCATCCTTTTGAGTATCGTCACAGCGAGATCGGCTACAACTACCGCTTGCCAAATTTAAACGCGGCCCTGCTTGTGGCGCAGCTAGAAAATTTGGAGCTATTTTTAAAGAGCAAACGCGAGCTTGCGATGATCTATAAAGAGTATTTTTCTAAATTTGATGATGTGAAATTTATAGATGAGCCAGCAGACGCTAGGTCAAATTTTTGGCTAAACACGGTGCTTTTTGAAAGCCGTGAAAAACGAGATGAGTTTTTAAAATTTAGCAATGAAAATGGTGTTTTTACACGTCCTATCTGGCAGCTCATGAATGAGCTTGATATGTTTAAGGACTGCCAAAGAGATGAGCTAAAAAATGCTAAATTTCTAAGCGACAGGATAGTAAATATCCCAAGTTCAGCAATACTATGA